Proteins from a genomic interval of Nerophis lumbriciformis linkage group LG01, RoL_Nlum_v2.1, whole genome shotgun sequence:
- the LOC133613790 gene encoding thyrotropin-releasing hormone receptor-like, translating to MASCSPDNRGLFFTVEEVTPLQQTPAARVVQRFPSAAPEDKSAVKLKHSKMENHTANVQNVTSLVNMTRMPLNPMEEQVVTIFLTILICGVGIAGNIMVVLVVLRTKHMVTPTNCYLVSLAVADLIVLLAAGLPNISDVVAFWIYGYTGCLCITYLQYLGINVSSCSITAFTIERYIAICHSIKAQFICTVSRAKRIIAGVWIFTSLYCIMWFFLVDTDERVYANGVVVTCGYRVSRSLYMPIYFLDFSLFYVIPLMVATVLYGLIARILFMSPVPSHLSGKAAGDSVHQGRSSNTKKGHKGAVFVRKQITKMLAVVVVLFALLWMPYRTLVVVNSVIDPPYHNTWFLLFCRMCIYTNSAINPIIYNLMSQKFRAAFKKLCKCTRRHKEEATEYNVRMYYSVTKDSSHESNELVTEQDEVSDRTIKRFYSTDDDA from the exons ATGGCAAGCTGTTCTCCCGACAACAGAGGACTCTTTTTCACCGTAGAAGAGGTGACAcccctgcagcaaacgcctgctgcgcGTGTCGTTCAGAG GTTTCCTTCTGCTGCCCCTGAAGATAAATCCGCCGTGAAGCTGAAGCATTCCAAAATGGAGAACCACACAGCCAACGTTCAGAATGTCACCTCGCTTGTAAACATGACCAGAATGCCTCTGAACCCAATGGAAGAGCAGGTTGTGACCATATTTCTCACAATACTCATCTGTGGCGTCGGGATTGCCGGTAACATCATGGTGGTGCTGGTGGTGCTGCGTACCAAGCACATGGTGACTCCGACCAACTGCTACCTCGTCAGTCTGGCGGTGGCTGACCTCATCGTGCTTCTAGCCGCTGGTCTGCCCAACATCTCTGATGTTGTAGCTTTCTGGATATACGGCTACACGGGATGCTTGTGTATCACCTATCTGCAGTACCTGGGCATCAACGTGTCGTCTTGCTCCATCACCGCGTTCACCATCGAACGATACATCGCCATTTGCCACTCCATCAAGGCTCAGTTCATATGCACTGTGTCCAGGGCCAAGAGGATCATAGCTGGAGTGTGGATCTTCACATCACTCTACTGCATTATGTGGTTCTTCCTGGTGGATACTGATGAAAGAGTCTACGCTAATGGAGTGGTGGTTACCTGTGGCTACCGTGTGTCCAGGAGCCTTTACATGCCAATCTACTTCCTGGACTTCAGTTTGTTCTATGTCATCCCTCTCATGGTGGCGACCGTGCTGTACGGCCTCATCGCCAGGATTCTCTTCATGAGCCCTGTGCCGTCACACCTGAGCGGCAAAGCTGCAGGGGACTCGGTTCACCAAGGTCGCTCCAGCAACACTAAGAAGGGCCACAAGGGGGCAGTGTTTGTGAGGAAGCAG ATCACCAAGATGCTTGCAGTGGTCGTCGTCCTCTTCGCCCTACTGTGGATGCCTTACCGCACCCTGGTGGTGGTCAATTCTGTCATCGATCCGCCGTACCACAACACGTGGTTCCTGCTCTTCTGCAGAATGTGCATCTACACCAACAGCGCCATTAACCCCATCATTTACAACCTCATGTCCCAGAAGTTCAGAGCCGCCTTCAAGAAGCTATGCAAGTGCACCAGGCGACACAAAGAGGAGGCGACGGAGTACAACGTACGCATGTATTACAGTGTGACCAAGGACTCCTCCCATGAGAGCAACGAGCTGGTCACTGAGCAGGACGAGGTCAGCGACCGCACCATCAAGAGGTTCTATTCAACAGATGATGATGCTTGA